The Mucilaginibacter rubeus genomic interval ACACCGGAAGAAAAAAAACACGTTTGGCAACGCCTGCAAGTGCAGCAGCAGATCGCCTCCCAGTTAAGATCAAAGTATGAACCATAAAAAATGCTTGACATGACAAAACGCATGATTATCCCCGAAGCATATCCCCGAAACCCCATAGCCTGGCTATGGGGAGGGGTTTGCCATGTTATATTATTATCCCTTCTTTGCCTGTTCTTTCAGGCCAAGGGACAGTCCGCTGGTAGCGGGCAATATTCCCAAAAATATCGGCCAGCAGATTCATTACGGTCGGAAAAATTCCGGATAACCTATGCCATGGCCGCATTTCCTGTACGAACCACTCCGAGCGCTGACGGTCGTCTCTCCTGGATGAATTATGGGTTGCAACTTGGGGTTAATTATCGTTTACACCGAAACTTGTTTTTACAACTGGAGGGCGCAAAAAATTTCGGCACCGATCGCACCTATTATTCGCAGTATGGTTTGCATCTGGGTTATGATTATTATGTTACCCGCGAAACGAATGCTTTCATCATGACCCCATTTCTGGGCTATAATTTTTTCAACTTTCGTCAAAAAGAACGTGGTCTTAAAGGGCATGCCAACTATCTGATCGGCGGGTTGGGTTACAGCCTGGAAATCAACCAACGATTGTCCGTCTATGCTTCGACTGGTCTGAGCGATCTCAAACTTAGCGGTGACCCATTGTTATATCCGACCAATATTTCCGTTTCTCTTGGATTCATGGTTAAGCTGTTACCACATCAAAATTCTAAATGACAAGATCAAAAAAACTAAATATCAACCGGCTTGACGCCCACCATAAATTATACGTTGCACTAACGCTGGCGGCCATTTGCTGGATCGTGACAAGAGGCGAATTAGCTGCATCTACCCAGTTTATGGTGGTCTGGCTAACCTATGCGCTAATTTCATTAACACTTTCAGCGCTAACGATCTTCAACGTACACCCCGCTGTCATACATCAGGATGCCCACGCCCAGGATTCGAGCAAGACGCTGGTTTTCCTGTTCGCCATATTCGCTTCAGTAGCCAGCTTATTCGCCATCGTTCTTTTGCTTCGTAGCGGCTCGGGTAGCGATGCACGGCAGTTAACACTTCATGTGTTGTTGTCCCTGGCTTGTGTGGTCGCCTCCTGGGTATTGGTTCATACTATTTTTACTTTCCGCTATGCCCATTATTATTACTGTGATATAGAGGATGGCCAGGATTCTAAAACCTATAAACCTGGCGGCTTAGCCTTTCCGAACGAACCCAAACCTGACTACCTGGATTTTGCCTATTTCTCATTTGTTATCGGGATGACCTTTCAGGTTTCAGATGTACAGATCACATCCCGGAGAATCCGAAGGCTGGCTTTGCTTCACGGGCTGCTTGCATTTTCTTTTAACACCATTATCGTAGCCTTGAGCATCAATGTGATCGCAGGGCTGGTTCAAAAATAAACTTGTCTAAAAAACGCCCGAAATGAATACGAACGAACAAATGATAGCCGAGATGGAAGAGCATCTGTGTGCCGCGCAAGGACTTATGGGGCCTGAGTTTTTACTTAAAATAGAACAGGCAGCTCTTTTGGCCACTGATACGATCAATAACGGTAAAAAGCTATTGCTTTTTCGGTAACGGAGGCAGCTCGAGCGATGCCGGGACATTGCCGCTAAATTTACCGGCCGCTATGTAAAAGAATACTTCTGCGCTTACCGCGATCAGTAATGATTATGGATTTGCGTCGTATTTTCCCTTAAGGCGGAAGCGCTCGTCCTGGCCCTTGCACCTTTCTAACCCCAATTATGGCATCCCCTTCCGGGCCGGGCTTTCCGCTATATCTTCTATCGAAGGATGCCGCTCTAATCCCATGATGCGGAAAAGTGAATGGTGATCTTTTTGCTATTGTCTGAGATCATTTTTAGTTATTGTTTTTCCATCATTCCTGCTGCCGGAGATCTTTATCGCCTGCGGCTCCAATGGCATTTTTTTATTTAATC includes:
- a CDS encoding DUF1345 domain-containing protein; translation: MTRSKKLNINRLDAHHKLYVALTLAAICWIVTRGELAASTQFMVVWLTYALISLTLSALTIFNVHPAVIHQDAHAQDSSKTLVFLFAIFASVASLFAIVLLLRSGSGSDARQLTLHVLLSLACVVASWVLVHTIFTFRYAHYYYCDIEDGQDSKTYKPGGLAFPNEPKPDYLDFAYFSFVIGMTFQVSDVQITSRRIRRLALLHGLLAFSFNTIIVALSINVIAGLVQK